From a region of the Mytilus galloprovincialis chromosome 3, xbMytGall1.hap1.1, whole genome shotgun sequence genome:
- the LOC143067407 gene encoding BTB/POZ domain-containing protein 6-like, whose amino-acid sequence MSSMTDDLDWQINKTLPECMLYMLEHEIMCDISFRVGPERRILKAHKYMLCSRSPVFYIMTQGSLPETGEIDVPDVDTETFRVLLEHIYSDSVAIPKDKVGKVLYASEKYMLPKLKCACEQLLQSLATSSDAPIVLQTAHSFNMTDLRQESLQYILQSPKQCLNSEDALSLSADCMGMILSSDELMLSEAAVFTFLLQWATYRCMTNDLEISDQYIRETISSLLYCVRFPCMEQDFFTTEVSTKDILSKDELLSIYRSFNGIKSEIFSELKRKEPAANRVIRYSNLSSTGSWISNEQDAVTLTCSKPVFLKSILSFGTKAATACLSPGVEIRDGTGAVLSSVQRDISIGFCETFDIDFPQPVHLDANVMYTVISKGVSRNVYYGDTCKNVVNVKDMIFTFGDSIQSKTATSAVFGQIAGFTFHL is encoded by the exons ATGTCCTCCATGACAGACGACTTGGACTGGCAGATAAATAAAACCCTGCCAGAATGCATGTTGTATATGTTGGAACATGAAATAATGTGTGACATTTCCTTTCGAGTTGGTCCAGAACGCAGAATACTGAAAGCTCATAAATATATGCTTTGTAGCCGAAGTCCTGTGTTCTATATCATGACGCAAGGTTCCTTGCCGGAAACAGGCGAAATAGACGTTCCGGATGTTGACACAGAAACTTTCCGTGTCCTATTGGA ACATATTTATAGTGACAGCGTAGCAATACCCAAAGACAAAGTAGGTAAAGTACTGTATGCATCAGAGAAGTATATGCTTCCCAAGCTGAAATGTGCGTGCGAACAGTTGCTACAAAGCCTAGCCACTTCATCTGACGCACCTATTGTACTACAGACGGCTCACTCCTTTAACATGACAGACTTACGACAGGAGAGTTTACAATACATACTACAATCCCCTAAGCAATGCTTGAATTCTGAAGACGCATTGAGTTTGTCAGCTGATTGCATGGGCATGATATTGAGTTCGGATGAATTGATGCTTTCGGAGGCGGCAGTATTCACTTTTCTTTTACAATGGGCTACATATCGTTGTATGACAAACGACCTTGAGATTAGTGACCAGTATATACGAGAGACAATAAGTAGCCTCCTTTACTGCGTGAGATTTCCGTGCATGGAACAAGATTTCTTTACCACAGAAGTATCAACCAAAGATATCTTATCAAAAGACGAATTGTTGTCAATCTATCGATCTTTTAATGGCATTAAAAGCGAAATATTTTCGGAATTAAAAAGGAAGGAACCGGCCGCAAACAGAGTTATACGTTATAGTAACCTTTCGTCAACTGGTTCCTGGATAAGCAATGAACAAGATGCAGTCACACTTACATGTAGCAAACCAGTATTTCTGAAAAGCATTCTCTCCTTTGGAACAAAGGCTGCAACTGCTTGTTTGTCACCTGGTGTTGAAATTCGAGATGGCACAGGGGCGGTTTTGTCGAGTGTTCAGAGAGATATATCCATTGGCTTTTGTGAAACATTTGATATCGATTTTCCTCAACCTGTGCATCTTGACGCGAATGTGATGTACACTGTGATATCGAAAGGTGTTTCTAGGAATGTGTACTATGGAGATACTTGCAAGAACGTTGTCAATGTCAAAGACATGATTTTTACATTTGGAGATTCAATTCAAAGTAAAACGGCTACATCAGCTGTCTTCGGACAAATAGCTGGCTTTACTTTTCATTTGTAG